One genomic window of Gracilinema caldarium DSM 7334 includes the following:
- a CDS encoding rhomboid family intramembrane serine protease, producing MAMTNILRKPFRYRYDNVVLILIGLNLLVFLGQNIFPQATAYLSLNTQLVLRYGMVWQFFTYMFAHGGISHLLLNMLGLFFFGTPVERQMGSKEFLLFYLTTGFFAGLFSFGLYWATGSGYVFLLGASGALFAVQLAYATFFPDSIVYLWGILPLRAPIMVLGFTALELFSSIFGLASGIAHITHLAGFGFAWLYFVIRYGANPWHYLRSR from the coding sequence ATGGCTATGACCAATATACTACGAAAACCCTTTCGCTACCGTTATGACAATGTGGTGTTAATCCTCATCGGACTCAACCTGCTCGTATTCCTTGGGCAGAACATTTTTCCCCAGGCTACGGCTTACCTTTCACTCAATACCCAGCTCGTCCTCCGCTACGGTATGGTATGGCAGTTTTTCACCTATATGTTCGCCCATGGTGGCATTTCCCATCTCCTGTTAAACATGCTGGGCCTTTTTTTCTTCGGTACCCCCGTGGAACGACAAATGGGGTCCAAGGAATTTCTCCTCTTCTACCTAACAACCGGCTTTTTTGCAGGGCTCTTCTCTTTTGGACTCTATTGGGCAACCGGATCGGGCTATGTGTTTCTCTTGGGAGCCTCAGGAGCCCTCTTCGCGGTCCAGCTGGCCTATGCTACCTTTTTCCCCGATTCCATCGTATACCTCTGGGGTATCCTTCCCCTCAGAGCCCCCATTATGGTCCTAGGGTTCACCGCCCTGGAGCTCTTTTCATCAATTTTTGGGCTTGCAAGCGGGATCGCCCATATTACCCACCTGGCAGGGTTCGGTTTTGCATGGCT
- a CDS encoding 2Fe-2S iron-sulfur cluster-binding protein: MAEIRVHQIDGTTVLIPASPAVSLVNILLSAGISIHHRCGGKAECGTCRVRLSSANQNIRFANAISPKEAQRLETMGAHPEDGERLACQTYISADCDVHLFS; this comes from the coding sequence GTGGCAGAAATCAGAGTTCATCAAATTGATGGAACAACAGTGCTCATCCCAGCATCTCCAGCGGTATCTCTGGTTAATATTCTCTTATCTGCAGGCATTTCCATACACCACCGCTGTGGCGGCAAAGCTGAGTGCGGTACCTGCCGGGTACGGCTTAGTTCAGCGAACCAGAATATACGGTTTGCCAATGCGATAAGCCCCAAAGAAGCCCAGCGGCTCGAGACTATGGGAGCCCATCCAGAGGATGGAGAACGACTCGCCTGTCAGACCTATATCTCTGCAGACTGTGATGTCCATCTTTTCAGTTGA
- the dgcA gene encoding diguanylate cyclase DgcA: MPELGKQNVEQDLSVQENCTSFVVDYEKQIFDLRQLLEISKSLNSTLDYTILIDSILFICMAQMKVIKAGIFTKKGFDSTEFVLQRNFKGFDIDISKDYAIPEQHPLIKLFSEKYGCYTLRDIHAAIGPLDGIEHIEAMEPSLLVPLKTKGQINGVIILGERIDETDFDPYEREHLLNIATLAAISINNAFLFEMTTTDMMTKLKMKHYFFTVIQERYGNIDMPQKSFNIIMLDIDFFKRFNDTYGHACGDMVLVSVAKTISEHVRNTDIAARYGGEEFVVLIAEDGPEIAVKIAERIRKAIEEKETEYDGQKLKVTVSCGVASYNKLIDSQPKSVVDRADRALYISKQQGRNRVTFLEQ, encoded by the coding sequence ATGCCTGAATTGGGAAAGCAAAATGTAGAGCAAGACCTATCTGTTCAAGAAAATTGTACATCCTTTGTAGTAGATTATGAAAAACAGATTTTTGACCTTCGCCAGCTGCTTGAAATTTCAAAAAGTCTCAACTCAACTTTAGATTATACTATTTTAATAGATTCTATTCTTTTTATATGCATGGCCCAAATGAAGGTTATCAAAGCGGGTATTTTTACAAAAAAAGGGTTTGATTCTACTGAGTTTGTCCTTCAAAGAAATTTTAAAGGCTTCGATATAGATATTTCAAAGGATTATGCAATCCCAGAACAACATCCTCTTATAAAACTTTTTTCTGAAAAGTATGGATGCTATACTCTCCGTGACATTCATGCAGCAATTGGACCCTTAGATGGGATTGAACATATAGAAGCTATGGAGCCATCACTCCTGGTACCGCTTAAAACCAAGGGACAAATAAATGGAGTCATTATTTTAGGAGAACGGATTGATGAGACCGACTTTGATCCCTATGAACGGGAACATCTCCTTAATATTGCAACCTTAGCGGCTATTTCCATTAACAATGCTTTTCTTTTCGAGATGACTACCACTGACATGATGACTAAATTAAAAATGAAGCACTATTTTTTTACTGTTATCCAGGAACGATATGGCAATATAGACATGCCCCAAAAAAGCTTTAATATTATCATGCTCGATATTGATTTTTTTAAGCGTTTTAATGACACCTATGGTCATGCATGTGGCGATATGGTTCTCGTATCTGTTGCAAAAACAATTTCCGAACATGTACGTAATACAGACATAGCAGCCCGTTATGGGGGCGAAGAGTTTGTCGTGCTCATCGCTGAGGATGGTCCAGAAATAGCCGTTAAAATAGCTGAACGTATCCGAAAAGCTATCGAAGAGAAGGAAACCGAATATGACGGACAAAAGCTCAAGGTAACCGTTTCCTGTGGAGTCGCAAGCTATAATAAACTGATTGATAGTCAACCTAAGTCGGTGGTAGATCGAGCTGATCGGGCCTTGTATATCTCGAAACAACAGGGCCGCAATCGGGTTACCTTTCTCGAGCAGTGA
- the dusB gene encoding tRNA dihydrouridine synthase DusB codes for MSDRNSSFYRSISIGTLELEGNLFLAPVAGYSDRAFRSVCIELGANFTCTELISSEALIRDAKKSEYLMKRADNEKAYAIQLFGSDPEVMYQAALRLASYHPEVVDINCGCPVPKVVKTGAGSALMRDLNRLGKIVAAVVRASREALGGVPVTVKIRSGWDEKSINYREAAAIAVENGAALVALHARTRAQGYAGKAQWEHIADLASRLTVPVVGSGDLFSPEDALRMLQETGCAAVMFARGAMGNPFIFTETRALIEIGTYTPVPPKERIQTGFTQLKRLATDIGESTACKEMRKQFCAYTKGIEGGAALRNELVHAETILQFQEILSYYLS; via the coding sequence ATGTCCGATAGGAATTCTTCCTTCTATCGCTCGATATCCATAGGTACTTTAGAATTGGAAGGGAACCTTTTTCTGGCTCCTGTAGCAGGTTATTCAGACCGGGCATTCCGCTCGGTCTGTATTGAACTGGGGGCGAATTTTACCTGCACCGAGCTCATCTCTTCAGAGGCCCTCATCAGAGATGCAAAAAAGTCTGAATATCTCATGAAACGGGCAGATAACGAAAAGGCCTATGCCATACAGCTCTTTGGGTCAGATCCAGAGGTTATGTACCAAGCAGCCCTTCGCCTTGCGTCCTATCACCCTGAAGTGGTGGATATTAATTGCGGCTGTCCAGTCCCCAAGGTCGTTAAAACCGGTGCCGGATCAGCCCTGATGCGGGACCTGAATCGGCTCGGAAAGATTGTAGCCGCGGTCGTTCGGGCATCCCGGGAAGCCCTCGGCGGCGTACCAGTTACGGTAAAGATCCGTTCTGGTTGGGATGAAAAGAGCATAAACTATAGAGAAGCTGCTGCCATAGCTGTCGAAAACGGAGCTGCCCTGGTAGCCCTCCACGCTCGTACCAGAGCTCAAGGGTATGCAGGAAAAGCCCAGTGGGAACATATCGCTGACCTTGCAAGCAGGCTCACGGTTCCCGTTGTAGGTTCTGGAGATCTTTTTAGTCCTGAGGATGCTCTGAGGATGCTTCAGGAAACGGGCTGTGCAGCAGTCATGTTCGCCCGGGGAGCTATGGGGAACCCCTTTATTTTTACAGAAACCAGAGCACTCATCGAAATAGGCACCTACACTCCAGTTCCGCCGAAGGAGCGGATTCAGACAGGATTCACCCAACTTAAACGGCTAGCTACAGATATTGGGGAAAGCACAGCCTGTAAGGAAATGAGAAAGCAATTCTGCGCCTACACAAAAGGGATTGAAGGTGGTGCCGCTTTACGGAATGAACTCGTCCATGCGGAAACAATTTTACAATTTCAGGAAATTCTTTCTTACTATTTATCATAA
- a CDS encoding TatD family hydrolase, translated as MQYFDTHAHIGLIYDDPIEQLIVTQEARQASVSRIVSICNSLHDFVKVYENLKSANHVYHAVGVSPSEVQNPGKNWVQTIEQSVRLPRIVAIGEIGLDYFRKFGDKKSQIELFITQLELAAKLNLPVIIHNREAGQDVLEILRDRLPPKGGVLHCYSEDAAFAEKALDLNLYFSFAGNLTYRNARNLHETVQVLPLDRILIESESPFMVPAEYRGKRNMPKYLPSTARFLADMLEMDDEELASILWENSNRFFGLPNA; from the coding sequence ATGCAGTATTTTGATACTCACGCCCACATAGGGCTCATCTATGATGACCCTATCGAGCAGCTCATTGTTACTCAGGAAGCCCGACAGGCCTCAGTCAGTCGGATTGTTTCTATTTGTAACAGTCTGCACGACTTTGTCAAAGTGTACGAAAATCTGAAATCTGCCAACCATGTCTATCATGCGGTTGGGGTTTCGCCTTCGGAAGTTCAGAATCCTGGTAAAAACTGGGTTCAAACCATTGAACAGAGTGTCCGTTTACCCCGGATCGTCGCTATTGGCGAAATTGGTCTGGATTATTTTCGTAAATTTGGCGATAAAAAGTCGCAGATTGAGCTCTTTATCACCCAACTCGAGCTAGCCGCAAAATTGAACTTGCCGGTTATTATTCACAACCGAGAAGCAGGTCAGGATGTGCTCGAAATTTTGCGAGATCGGCTTCCACCCAAGGGTGGTGTTCTTCACTGTTATTCTGAGGACGCTGCCTTTGCCGAAAAAGCTTTGGATCTGAATCTCTACTTCTCCTTTGCCGGAAACTTAACCTATCGGAATGCCCGCAATCTTCATGAAACGGTGCAGGTCTTACCTCTAGATCGTATTCTGATCGAATCTGAAAGCCCCTTTATGGTCCCTGCAGAGTATCGGGGCAAACGAAACATGCCCAAGTATCTACCTTCTACAGCCCGATTCCTGGCGGATATGCTGGAAATGGATGATGAAGAGCTGGCATCGATCTTATGGGAAAATTCAAACCGGTTCTTCGGGCTCCCCAACGCTTAA